TTAATTACTCTTTCGACCAAACTCTTTTTATATACTAACTAACTGCAATTAACAGCGGCTTACCGCTCGCTCGGGCACTTTTCCACTTCGCCTCAGATTTCTGAGAAAATCTGGATCTCGTGGGGCCCTCGCTCGGCCTAAAGGCACATTCCGTGTTGCGCTAACGCCTCTTACAGAGGCTCAGCTACACGAAACGTCGGTAAGCCTAGTTCGTTATACGACATAGCCTAAAAATTAATCTTTAACATGAAAATTAGCAAAAAAGACAGATAAAAGATCAATAACTGCGAAAGAGACCAAAATTCAAGTTAGAATTTTCTTTAACATTTCGAATAAAAAATACTGAAATTTCTGATTGAAATTGATTACACAATGTTACAACATTGTTACTACAGGATAAACATGTTAAAAAAATTAGTACAACACGGGAACAGCTCCGCCTTAGTTATTGAGAAACCGATTCTTGAACTTTTAAAAATTGATCAAAATTCGACTCTCGAAGTTACTACTGATGGCAAATCTTTGATTATAAAACCCATAGAAAAGAGTATTACCAAATCTATTGAAAAGATTAATAAAGCTCACGGCAAGACACTCAAAAAACTTGCGCAGTAATGCTGGATGAAACTATATTCCTCTCTATTGAGGATGTAATTCTTATCCACAAAAATCAAATCGAACTCTATGGCGGAGCAACTGGCATTCGCGATCACGGACTTCTTGAATCAGCCATTAACCAACCAATGACTACTTTTGATGGTATCAGCTTACATCCTTCTCTATTCGATAGAGCTGCTGCATATTTATATTACTTATGCAAAAATCATCCTTTTTTGGATGGAAATAAACGAGTAGCATTGGCTTCTTCATTAGTCTTTCTCGATATTAACGGATACGAAATACTTGATTCAAATGAGATATTGTATGACTTCGTAATCGGAGTCGCCGAAGGACAATACAAGTTAAAAGAGATTAAGAAAATATTAGAATCTTTAGCTAAACTTAATATCTAACAATAGGCTACGTCGTATAACAGCGGCTTACTGCTTCGCTTCGGGACTTGCGCCCTCGCTCGGGCTACGCCAAATTGTCCTCCTGTCACTCGCTTGCAAACGCAAGCTACGTGCCAGTCCCTAACGTCCCGTACGGGACTCAGGGTCGGACAACTTCAGTAAGCCTAGTTCGTTATACGCAATTCTGAAAAAATGAAATACTATTTTTTAAACATAAATCTAAATAGCAAATCTCAAGTCGATCTTTGGATAGCCGAGAAAAACATTGCACCAATTTTTTATGGAAAATCTACTATAGATTCAATTCGAAAAAATAATAAAGAAATCCATAATTTACATCCACAGGCATATAGAGATGCTAAATTGTTTGTAGATACTTTTGATAAAAGTATTAACGAAGAATCAATTATAATCTCTATAGGAGAAAAAGACGTTTATTTGTATAAACCTATATCGGAAGTAATAGAAGGTTTTGAAATAAATGAACTAGAATATAAGAATGAAAATATCAAATATATCAGAATTGAAATATTAAAGAAAATAAAAATAAAAGAATGTCCGCTTGTTTTAGTTTCAATAAAATCAAACAGATATATTTCGTCAGGTACATTCAGAGACTTAAATAATGAAAAATACTACGGAAATCTTAGCGCTATTAAATATTGCATTTCTCGATCAAACCAAACTATAATAAATTTTGATCGAAAGTTACAATGTCTTTCAAGTTTAGAATTTGAAACATTAATTGCAAAAATTCTAGAAGAAATTGGATTTTTCGTACCTGCATATAAAGGTGGATTCATTAAAAATTTTGATTTATTTTGCAAAAATCTAAGCAAAAAAGATTTAATTTTTCATTCTAAAACAATTAAAGAAAACGATTCATTATCTGTTCAAATAAAATTAAAAATTGAAAGAAAACATTTCGACAATAAGTCAGATTTTTACTTCTGCATTTGGTCGACTATTAAAGATCCTATAGTTTTAACATCAAATGAAATTGAAAGAATATTAAACAAACTACCTGATTCTACTATTTGGCTTAAAAATACATTATACTGGATAAATTGGTTATAAATTCAGAACTGCGTATAACAACGGCTTCTCGCGGCGCTTCGAGATTGCTTCGCAACTCTCGCTTGGCCTCCGGCACATTTGCTTTGTCACTCGGCTTGTGATCGTTCGCTAATGCTCACTCAAGCCTTCGTTCCAATCCTTCCGCGCGTTTAGCGCGCTCCAGGACCGCAAACGTCGAGAAGCCTATTTCGTTATTTGCAATGTGGCAAAATTATTTTATAAAGACTTACCCTGAAGATTTTCAGTCCATCTTTCATCAAGGGCTCTTAGAAGATTACTATCGAGACCTTTTAAGAAACGACCTCTCTTATATTCACTATGTTTAAGAAAATCTGATAATAAATATTCTCTAAACGGAATTAAAGGTCTATTAATCCTTTTAGCCTCCTCGAACAACCTACTTCTATTGATTTCACCAGTTTTTCTCTTTTTATTCGCAGCTGAAATTAAATCAGATGGAGCTAAATCTTCCAATCTTGAAGCTTCAGCCCAAAGTAAATCTAGTAAAATTAAGCATCTTCGACGCATACCGTCATGATATAACAGCCATGATTGTATTTCTGAACGAATACTCAAATGAACTTTACTAACTGGAAAGTGATCATTATGAAAATTCTCCAAGAGTTTTTTTAACGGCAAACTATGCCGTAACAACTCAGACCCAAATAATGGATATATATCTTGAATGTTCAGTTGCCCTTGTAGAATTTTCAAACATACACCACTAAAATAAGGAAAGAAAGCCTTTGCAGAATCCAATGCCCATATTGTTGGCGAGTTATCATCCGATCTTGATGAGATATTTTTTAACTTTACAATTTCATCTTTCGGTAATATCTGGTAATACTCATCCGGGCTTCTTCCTATAAATACTAATACACCAAGATCTAATTTAATAGTTAGAAATTGTCTACGATACTCTTCAATTAATACTATTTGATTATGTCGATGCTGAATAAAGAGAATAAAAACTTGGGCAAACCCAATAAACACTAAAGCAACTGTTCCAAAATTTGTATATGTAT
The window above is part of the Leptospira wolbachii serovar Codice str. CDC genome. Proteins encoded here:
- a CDS encoding type II toxin-antitoxin system death-on-curing family toxin yields the protein MLDETIFLSIEDVILIHKNQIELYGGATGIRDHGLLESAINQPMTTFDGISLHPSLFDRAAAYLYYLCKNHPFLDGNKRVALASSLVFLDINGYEILDSNEILYDFVIGVAEGQYKLKEIKKILESLAKLNI
- a CDS encoding AbrB/MazE/SpoVT family DNA-binding domain-containing protein translates to MLKKLVQHGNSSALVIEKPILELLKIDQNSTLEVTTDGKSLIIKPIEKSITKSIEKINKAHGKTLKKLAQ